The Saccharopolyspora gloriosae genome has a segment encoding these proteins:
- a CDS encoding p-hydroxycinnamoyl CoA hydratase/lyase, with protein sequence MSAAVSDGQRQGAPEPWGDTVRVEFNDGIAWVTLNRPDKRNAMNPTLNDEMVRTLDHLEGDDRCRVLVLTGAGESFSAGMDLKEYFREVDATGSAAVQTRVRRASAEWQWKRLAHWIKPTIAMVNGWCFGGAFTPLVACDLAIADERAQFGLSEVNWGIPPGGVVSRALAATVSQRDALYHIMTGEAFDGTEAARMRLVNEAVPADRLRERTRELALKLASMNQVVLHAAKVGYKIAAEMPWDQSEDYLYAKLDQSQFADQAGARAKGLSQFLDDKTYRPGLGTFDPEK encoded by the coding sequence ATGAGTGCTGCGGTGAGCGACGGACAGCGGCAAGGAGCCCCGGAGCCCTGGGGCGACACGGTGCGGGTGGAGTTCAACGACGGCATCGCCTGGGTGACGTTGAACCGGCCGGACAAGCGCAACGCGATGAACCCGACGCTCAACGACGAGATGGTCCGCACGCTCGACCACCTGGAAGGCGACGATCGCTGCCGGGTGCTGGTGCTGACCGGAGCGGGCGAGTCGTTCTCCGCGGGCATGGACCTCAAGGAGTACTTCCGCGAGGTCGACGCGACCGGCAGCGCCGCGGTGCAGACCAGGGTTCGCCGGGCCAGCGCCGAATGGCAGTGGAAGCGGCTCGCGCACTGGATCAAGCCGACCATCGCGATGGTCAACGGCTGGTGTTTCGGCGGCGCCTTCACTCCGCTCGTCGCGTGCGACCTGGCCATCGCCGACGAGCGCGCGCAGTTCGGGCTTTCCGAGGTGAACTGGGGAATTCCGCCGGGCGGCGTGGTCAGCCGCGCGCTCGCCGCGACGGTCAGCCAGCGCGACGCGCTGTACCACATCATGACCGGCGAGGCCTTCGACGGCACCGAGGCCGCCCGCATGCGGCTGGTGAACGAAGCCGTGCCCGCCGACAGGCTGCGGGAACGCACCCGCGAGCTCGCACTGAAGCTGGCCTCGATGAACCAGGTGGTGCTGCACGCGGCGAAGGTCGGCTACAAGATCGCCGCGGAGATGCCGTGGGACCAGTCCGAGGACTACCTGTACGCGAAGCTCGACCAGTCGCAGTTCGCCGACCAGGCCGGTGCCCGCGCGAAGGGCCTCAGCCAGTTCCTCGACGACAAGACCTACCGGCCCGGTCTCGGCACCTTCGATCCCGAAAAGTAG
- a CDS encoding long-chain fatty acid--CoA ligase codes for MRNQGLGSWPARRARMTPHRIALRHGDRSTTYAELAARVASLAHRLRSAGVRPGDRVAYLGPNHPAYLEVLFACGGLGAVFVPLNFRLTAPELDYVLDDSGASVLICTAEHADTVAALATRARRFDVDAEGEITLPAGGAPESVDLPVSSADPCLIMYTSGSTGRAKGVVLTHGNLTWNSVNVLVETDLAADERALVAAPLFHAAALGMVCLPTLLKGGTVVLHSSFDPGTALAAIERERITLMFGVPAMYDALAAHERWADTDLSGVRTLLCGGSPVPTGTIRRYLDRGLGFVQGYGMTEAAPGALLLDQENATGKIGSAGVPSFFTDVRVVGESGRDVAPAEHGEVVVSGPNVMPGYWGLPAETAEVLRDGWFHSGDVATIDADGYVYIVDRLKDMFISGGENVHPAEVENAIHGFPGVTACAVIAVPDAKWGEVGRAVVVPAPDTTIDPATLLTYLRERLAGYKVPRSVRFADQLPTTGSGKIRKARVRELFGD; via the coding sequence ATGCGAAACCAGGGGCTCGGGTCCTGGCCCGCTCGGCGGGCGAGGATGACGCCGCACCGGATCGCGCTGCGCCACGGCGACAGGTCCACCACCTACGCCGAGCTGGCCGCCCGCGTCGCGAGCCTCGCGCACCGGCTGCGGTCGGCGGGCGTGCGTCCGGGCGACCGGGTCGCCTACCTGGGGCCGAACCATCCCGCGTACCTCGAGGTCCTGTTCGCCTGCGGCGGCCTGGGCGCAGTGTTCGTACCGCTGAACTTCCGGCTCACCGCACCGGAACTCGACTACGTGCTCGACGATTCCGGCGCCTCGGTCCTGATCTGCACCGCCGAGCACGCGGACACGGTCGCCGCGCTCGCGACCCGCGCTCGCCGCTTCGACGTGGACGCCGAGGGCGAGATCACCTTGCCCGCCGGCGGCGCACCGGAGTCGGTGGACCTTCCCGTGAGCAGCGCCGATCCGTGCTTGATCATGTACACCTCCGGCTCCACCGGACGCGCCAAAGGTGTGGTGCTCACGCACGGGAACCTCACCTGGAACAGCGTCAACGTGCTGGTCGAGACCGATCTCGCCGCCGACGAGCGCGCGTTGGTCGCCGCTCCCCTGTTCCACGCCGCCGCACTGGGCATGGTGTGCCTGCCGACGCTGCTCAAAGGCGGCACGGTGGTGCTGCACTCGTCCTTCGATCCCGGTACGGCGCTGGCCGCGATCGAGCGGGAGCGGATCACGCTGATGTTCGGCGTGCCCGCGATGTACGACGCGCTCGCCGCGCACGAGCGCTGGGCGGACACGGACCTGTCGGGCGTGCGGACCCTGCTGTGCGGCGGTTCCCCGGTGCCGACCGGCACGATCCGGCGCTACCTGGACCGGGGCCTGGGTTTCGTGCAGGGCTACGGGATGACCGAAGCGGCGCCCGGAGCGCTGCTGCTGGATCAGGAGAACGCCACCGGCAAGATCGGCTCGGCCGGGGTGCCGTCGTTCTTCACCGACGTGCGGGTCGTCGGCGAGTCCGGCCGGGACGTCGCCCCGGCCGAACACGGCGAGGTCGTGGTCAGCGGCCCGAACGTGATGCCCGGCTATTGGGGTCTGCCCGCGGAGACCGCCGAGGTGTTGCGGGACGGCTGGTTCCACTCCGGCGACGTGGCCACCATCGACGCGGACGGCTACGTCTACATCGTCGACCGGCTCAAGGACATGTTCATCTCCGGCGGCGAGAACGTGCATCCCGCCGAGGTGGAGAACGCGATCCACGGCTTCCCCGGCGTCACGGCCTGTGCGGTGATCGCCGTCCCCGACGCCAAGTGGGGCGAGGTCGGCAGGGCCGTGGTCGTGCCCGCACCCGACACGACAATCGACCCCGCGACGCTGCTGACCTACTTGCGAGAACGCCTCGCCGGCTACAAGGTGCCCCGCTCGGTCCGCTTCGCCGACCAGCTCCCCACCACCGGCTCCGGCAAGATCCGCAAAGCACGAGTACGCGAACTCTTCGGCGACTGA
- a CDS encoding aldehyde dehydrogenase family protein, protein MGLLQDAEWTGRIFTGAWSQGTGGPPNQAIEPATGAVLGEVGQASAQDALDAARRAAQAQRDWAATPVFERAAVLSRAAALFEQHAAEIGDWIVRESGSTRFKAGIETGAATAECTEAAALATAPHGELLHSPMPRFSAQRRVPAGVVSVISPFNFPLILSIRSVAPALALGNAVLLKPDPRTAVCGGVVIARIFEEAGLPPGVLQLLPGGVEVGSALIDAPQVRVVSFTGSTPAGRAIGAQAARTFTRTHLELGGNSALIVLGDTDVAAAASCGAFGNFIHSGQVCMAVGRHLVHESIYEEYVDALAAKAEALRVGDGYRDDVQLGPIIDGKQLDHAKDLVDRSVAAGARLVAGGTHEGLFYRPTVLADCTPDTPAYAEEVFGPVACVRPFSDVDEAVELAADSEFGLSLGVLGNDLATAMSIADRIPSGQVHINDQTFNDDANAPFGGVGASGSSRVGGPHANAEAFTETQWITLRPTVATYPF, encoded by the coding sequence ATGGGATTGCTGCAGGACGCGGAATGGACCGGGCGGATCTTCACCGGCGCCTGGTCGCAGGGCACCGGAGGACCGCCGAACCAGGCGATCGAACCGGCCACCGGTGCCGTGCTGGGCGAAGTCGGGCAGGCGAGCGCGCAAGACGCCCTCGACGCCGCCCGCCGCGCCGCGCAGGCACAGCGGGACTGGGCCGCGACCCCGGTGTTCGAACGAGCCGCCGTGCTCTCCCGCGCGGCCGCCCTGTTCGAGCAGCACGCAGCCGAAATCGGCGACTGGATCGTGCGCGAATCCGGCTCCACCCGGTTCAAAGCGGGCATCGAGACCGGTGCCGCCACCGCCGAATGCACCGAGGCGGCCGCACTCGCCACCGCACCCCACGGTGAACTGCTGCACTCGCCGATGCCCCGGTTCAGCGCGCAACGCCGCGTCCCGGCAGGCGTCGTCTCCGTCATCTCGCCGTTCAACTTCCCGCTGATCCTGTCCATCCGATCCGTGGCGCCCGCGCTGGCGCTGGGCAACGCGGTGCTGCTCAAGCCCGACCCGCGCACCGCGGTCTGCGGCGGAGTCGTGATCGCCCGGATCTTCGAGGAGGCCGGGCTGCCGCCGGGAGTGCTGCAACTGCTGCCGGGCGGCGTCGAAGTCGGCAGCGCCTTGATCGACGCGCCGCAGGTGCGGGTGGTGTCGTTCACCGGCTCCACCCCGGCCGGGCGGGCCATCGGCGCGCAAGCGGCGCGAACGTTCACCCGCACGCACCTGGAACTCGGCGGCAACAGCGCGCTCATCGTGCTCGGGGACACCGACGTGGCGGCCGCCGCGTCCTGCGGCGCGTTCGGCAACTTCATCCACTCCGGACAGGTCTGCATGGCGGTCGGCAGGCACCTGGTGCACGAGTCGATCTACGAGGAGTACGTCGACGCGCTCGCCGCGAAGGCCGAAGCGCTGCGGGTCGGCGACGGGTACCGCGACGATGTGCAGCTCGGCCCGATCATCGACGGCAAGCAGCTCGACCACGCCAAGGACCTCGTCGACCGCAGCGTCGCCGCAGGTGCCCGGCTCGTCGCGGGCGGCACGCACGAAGGGCTGTTCTACCGGCCGACCGTGCTCGCCGACTGCACCCCGGACACCCCGGCCTACGCCGAAGAGGTGTTCGGCCCCGTCGCCTGCGTGCGCCCCTTCTCCGATGTGGACGAGGCCGTGGAACTGGCGGCCGACAGCGAATTCGGGCTCAGCCTCGGCGTGCTCGGAAACGACCTGGCCACGGCGATGTCCATCGCCGACCGAATCCCGTCGGGGCAGGTGCACATCAACGACCAGACGTTCAACGACGACGCCAACGCTCCGTTCGGCGGTGTGGGCGCGTCCGGTTCGTCCCGAGTCGGCGGGCCGCACGCCAACGCCGAAGCGTTCACCGAAACCCAGTGGATCACTCTGCGGCCTACTGTGGCTACTTATCCTTTCTGA
- a CDS encoding MarR family winged helix-turn-helix transcriptional regulator, protein MLICSAGTAVVQVMRMRPPGGDIMTRVSSQPEQSGPVDEADAVIPHPPLTLYLVKRLELVIRALLDDVLRPLGLTTLQYTALTVLQNKGALSSAQLARRSFLRPQTMHEMVLALEKRGLITRGQDEGNKRVLLASLTEAGSRLLAECAPAVLELEGELLADLSPGQRETFREGLEHGIATLAAVSEARRA, encoded by the coding sequence ATGCTGATCTGTTCGGCGGGCACGGCGGTCGTGCAGGTGATGCGGATGCGTCCGCCCGGAGGTGACATCATGACGCGGGTGAGCAGCCAACCAGAGCAATCCGGCCCCGTGGACGAGGCGGATGCCGTGATCCCGCACCCGCCGTTGACACTGTACCTGGTCAAGAGGCTGGAACTGGTGATCCGGGCATTGCTCGACGATGTGCTGCGCCCGCTCGGGCTGACCACGTTGCAGTACACGGCGTTGACCGTGCTGCAGAACAAGGGCGCGTTGTCCTCCGCGCAGTTGGCGCGGCGGTCGTTCCTGCGGCCGCAGACGATGCACGAAATGGTGCTGGCGCTGGAAAAGCGCGGTTTGATCACGCGCGGGCAGGACGAGGGGAACAAGCGGGTGCTGCTCGCCTCGCTGACCGAGGCCGGGTCGCGGCTGCTCGCCGAGTGCGCGCCCGCGGTGCTGGAACTGGAGGGCGAGCTGCTCGCCGACCTCAGTCCGGGGCAGCGCGAGACCTTCCGGGAAGGGCTGGAGCACGGCATCGCCACGCTCGCCGCGGTGTCCGAGGCTCGGCGGGCCTAG
- a CDS encoding cold-shock protein encodes MVNGKVVRFDDDRGYGFLAPDDGGEDVFVHANDIQEAKQQFRPGARVEFEIETGDRGLKASKVRLLDAEPESRPRRDHDDDGLCDVLSVPEFRTELTEALLDAAPTLTAAQIVQVRRKLTDLARAHNWIEA; translated from the coding sequence ATGGTGAACGGCAAGGTCGTCCGGTTCGACGACGATCGCGGTTACGGCTTCCTCGCGCCCGACGACGGCGGCGAGGACGTGTTCGTGCACGCGAACGACATCCAGGAGGCCAAGCAGCAGTTCCGGCCGGGCGCTCGCGTCGAGTTCGAGATCGAGACGGGCGACCGCGGCCTGAAGGCCTCGAAAGTGCGGCTGCTGGACGCCGAGCCGGAATCCCGGCCGCGCCGCGACCACGACGACGACGGCCTGTGCGACGTGCTGTCGGTGCCGGAGTTCCGCACCGAACTCACCGAAGCCCTCCTGGACGCGGCCCCCACCCTCACCGCCGCGCAGATCGTCCAGGTCCGCCGCAAGCTGACCGACCTCGCCCGCGCCCACAACTGGATCGAGGCCTGA
- the rfbA gene encoding glucose-1-phosphate thymidylyltransferase RfbA, producing the protein MKGIVLAGGHGTRLHPVTLGVSKQLLPVYDKPMIYYSLSVLMLAGIREILVVSTPEDLPGFRRLLGDGAELGLSLDYVEQAEPKGLADAFILGADHVGDDSVALVLGDNIFHGQGFSALLQRTAQDLHGCVLFGYPVQDPRRYGVGEVNVRGELISIEEKPNRPRSNRAITGLYFYDNDVLEIAAGLRPSSRGELEITDVNRAYLARGTAKLVDLGRGFAWLDTGTHESLTEAGQYVRVLEHRQGVRIACLEEIALRMGFIDRDACHRLGERMANSGYGQYVMEIAAARPALRAVT; encoded by the coding sequence ATGAAAGGCATCGTGCTCGCGGGCGGTCACGGAACCCGGCTGCACCCCGTGACGCTCGGCGTCTCCAAGCAGCTGCTTCCGGTGTACGACAAGCCGATGATCTACTACTCGCTGTCGGTGCTGATGCTCGCCGGCATTCGGGAGATCCTGGTGGTGTCCACACCGGAGGACTTGCCCGGCTTCCGGCGTTTGCTGGGTGACGGAGCCGAACTGGGCCTGAGCCTCGACTACGTCGAGCAGGCCGAGCCGAAGGGGCTGGCGGACGCGTTCATCCTCGGTGCCGACCACGTCGGGGACGACTCGGTGGCGTTGGTGCTGGGCGACAACATCTTCCACGGGCAGGGCTTCTCGGCGCTGCTTCAGCGCACGGCGCAGGACCTGCACGGTTGCGTTCTGTTCGGCTACCCCGTTCAGGATCCGCGGCGCTACGGGGTGGGAGAGGTCAACGTGCGGGGCGAGCTGATCTCGATCGAGGAGAAGCCGAACCGTCCCAGATCGAACCGGGCGATCACGGGGCTGTACTTCTACGACAACGACGTGCTCGAGATCGCCGCCGGCCTGCGGCCGTCGTCCCGCGGCGAACTGGAGATCACCGACGTCAACCGCGCGTATCTGGCGCGCGGCACGGCGAAACTGGTCGATTTGGGGCGCGGCTTCGCGTGGCTGGACACGGGAACGCACGAGTCGTTGACCGAAGCCGGGCAGTACGTGCGAGTTCTGGAGCACCGGCAGGGCGTGCGGATCGCCTGCCTCGAGGAGATCGCGCTGCGGATGGGTTTCATCGACCGGGACGCGTGCCACCGCCTGGGAGAGCGGATGGCGAACTCGGGGTACGGGCAGTACGTCATGGAGATCGCCGCGGCCCGGCCCGCGCTGCGCGCTGTGACCTGA
- a CDS encoding nuclear transport factor 2 family protein yields the protein MPDRSVPPELYAEVLHFYGKQMQALDNGDFEAYAATFTPDGVFAHSPALPAARTRAGIVEALREFDLRFENDPVQRRHWFNHVVLEQQEDGSLRSTAYALILTIRPGVKAPEVGPSCVVNDVLVRDGSGLHLCSRAVDHDQEFAPVSA from the coding sequence ATGCCCGATCGATCGGTACCACCCGAGCTGTACGCGGAAGTCCTGCACTTCTACGGCAAACAGATGCAAGCGCTCGACAATGGAGATTTCGAAGCCTACGCCGCGACCTTCACCCCGGACGGCGTTTTCGCGCACTCACCGGCGCTGCCTGCCGCTCGCACTCGGGCCGGCATCGTCGAAGCACTGCGCGAGTTCGACCTGCGCTTCGAGAACGACCCGGTGCAACGGCGGCACTGGTTCAACCACGTGGTGCTGGAACAGCAGGAGGACGGGTCGCTGCGGTCCACCGCTTACGCGCTGATCCTCACCATCCGCCCCGGCGTCAAAGCACCCGAGGTCGGCCCGAGCTGCGTGGTCAACGACGTGCTGGTCCGCGATGGGTCCGGGCTGCACCTGTGTTCCCGAGCCGTCGACCACGACCAGGAGTTCGCCCCGGTCTCGGCCTGA
- a CDS encoding SDR family NAD(P)-dependent oxidoreductase has protein sequence MAADTKPVALVTGATSGIGLAIARRLGGLGARVHLCARNADELTTTIKTLRAEGLDVDGSPCDVSVPAQIPDLVRTAVDRFGPIDILVNNAGRSGGGVTVEVPDDVWLDVINTNLNSVFLVTKEVLTKGGMLGLERGRIVNVASTGGKQGVIWGSPYSASKHGVVGFSKSLGLELAKSGITVNAVCPGFVETPMAERVREHYSKIWDVSEQEAHDRVTGRVPVGRYVRPEEVAAMVEYLVSDAAAVVTAQALNVCGGLGNY, from the coding sequence ATGGCCGCTGACACCAAGCCCGTCGCCCTCGTTACCGGCGCGACCAGCGGAATCGGCCTGGCGATCGCACGTCGGCTCGGAGGGCTCGGCGCGCGCGTCCACCTCTGCGCCAGGAACGCCGACGAGCTGACCACGACGATCAAGACCTTGCGCGCGGAGGGTCTTGATGTGGACGGCTCCCCGTGCGATGTCAGCGTCCCCGCGCAGATTCCGGACCTGGTGCGGACCGCGGTGGACCGGTTCGGCCCGATCGACATCCTGGTGAACAACGCCGGACGCAGCGGCGGAGGCGTCACCGTCGAAGTGCCCGACGACGTCTGGCTCGACGTGATCAACACCAATCTGAACAGCGTGTTCCTGGTGACCAAGGAGGTGCTGACCAAGGGCGGCATGCTCGGTCTCGAACGGGGGCGGATCGTCAACGTGGCTTCCACCGGGGGCAAGCAAGGCGTGATCTGGGGTTCCCCGTACTCCGCGTCCAAGCACGGCGTCGTCGGTTTCAGCAAGTCGCTCGGCCTGGAACTGGCCAAGAGCGGGATCACCGTCAACGCGGTGTGCCCCGGATTCGTCGAGACCCCCATGGCGGAACGGGTCCGCGAGCACTACTCGAAGATCTGGGACGTCTCGGAGCAGGAGGCCCACGACCGGGTCACCGGTCGCGTGCCGGTGGGCCGGTACGTGCGGCCGGAGGAGGTCGCGGCCATGGTCGAGTACCTGGTCAGCGACGCGGCGGCGGTCGTGACCGCGCAGGCGCTGAACGTGTGCGGCGGGCTCGGCAACTACTGA
- the soxR gene encoding redox-sensitive transcriptional activator SoxR codes for MERPSWDTKELTIGQVAARSGVAVSALHFYEAKGLIQSRRTAGNQRRYRRDVVRRVAFLRVAQRIGIPLSTIRDALATLPDERTPTKEDWAKLSDSWREELETRITDLVRLRDNLVDCIGCGCLSMSSCLLTNPYDELGEQGPGPRKLLRDEDDDLEP; via the coding sequence GTGGAACGACCTTCCTGGGACACCAAGGAACTCACGATCGGCCAGGTCGCGGCCCGCAGCGGAGTCGCCGTGTCCGCGCTGCACTTCTACGAGGCCAAGGGGCTGATCCAGAGCCGGCGCACCGCGGGCAACCAACGCCGCTACCGGCGCGATGTGGTTCGACGGGTCGCGTTCCTGCGCGTGGCGCAGCGGATCGGCATTCCGTTGAGCACCATCCGGGACGCACTGGCCACGCTGCCCGACGAACGAACTCCCACCAAAGAGGACTGGGCGAAGCTCTCCGACTCGTGGCGTGAAGAGTTGGAAACGCGCATCACCGACCTCGTGCGGCTGCGCGACAACCTGGTCGACTGCATCGGCTGCGGCTGCCTGTCGATGTCCAGTTGCCTGCTGACCAACCCGTACGACGAGCTCGGCGAACAAGGCCCGGGGCCGCGCAAGTTGTTGCGCGACGAGGACGACGACCTGGAGCCGTAG
- a CDS encoding beta-ketoacyl synthase, which produces MTRRVVITGLGVRTPGGAGAGEFWDLLMSGRTATRRISFFDPSPYRSQVAGECDFDPLREGLSPREVRRMDRAAQFAVVCARDAAADSGLDFSHVPSERIGVSLGSAVAAATSLEQEYLVLSNGGERWLVDHEYLSPHMFDYLSPGAMPAEVAWTVGAEGPVTLVSDGCTSGLDALGHACDLIEEGSADVVLAGAADTPITPIVVSCFDAIKATTPRNDEPEHASRPFDASRNGFVLAEGAALFVLEEFEHARARGARIYAEISGYATRLNAYHMTGLKSDGREMAEAIRVAMHQSRIDPVDIDYVNAHGSGTKQNDRHETAAFKRSLGEHARSTPISSIKSMVGHSLGAIGSIEIAACALAIERGGIPPTANLREPDPECDLDYVPLTAREQRVDTVLSVGSGFGGFQTAMVLRKPEGADV; this is translated from the coding sequence GTGACGCGACGCGTCGTGATCACCGGGCTCGGGGTGCGCACCCCGGGGGGAGCCGGTGCGGGAGAGTTCTGGGACCTGTTGATGTCGGGGCGAACCGCGACTCGGCGGATCAGCTTCTTCGATCCGTCGCCATACCGGTCGCAAGTGGCCGGAGAGTGCGATTTCGACCCGCTCCGGGAGGGGCTCTCGCCGCGCGAAGTGCGCCGGATGGACCGTGCCGCGCAGTTCGCCGTGGTGTGCGCGAGGGACGCCGCAGCCGATAGCGGGCTCGACTTCTCCCACGTGCCTTCCGAGCGGATCGGGGTCAGTCTCGGCAGTGCCGTCGCGGCGGCCACCAGCCTCGAGCAGGAGTACCTGGTGCTGTCCAACGGCGGTGAACGGTGGCTGGTCGATCACGAGTACCTGTCACCGCACATGTTCGACTACCTCTCGCCCGGCGCGATGCCCGCCGAGGTGGCCTGGACGGTGGGCGCCGAGGGGCCGGTCACGCTGGTCTCCGATGGGTGCACGTCCGGGCTGGACGCGCTCGGGCACGCATGCGACCTGATCGAAGAGGGCAGTGCCGACGTCGTTCTCGCGGGAGCCGCCGACACCCCGATCACGCCGATCGTGGTGTCCTGCTTCGACGCCATCAAGGCGACCACGCCGCGCAACGACGAACCGGAGCACGCGTCCCGCCCGTTCGACGCCTCGCGCAACGGCTTTGTGCTCGCCGAAGGGGCCGCGCTGTTCGTCCTGGAGGAGTTCGAGCACGCCCGCGCACGCGGCGCGCGGATCTACGCGGAGATCAGCGGTTACGCGACTCGGCTCAACGCCTACCACATGACCGGGCTCAAATCCGACGGCCGGGAAATGGCCGAGGCGATTCGGGTTGCCATGCACCAGTCCCGGATCGACCCGGTCGACATCGACTACGTCAACGCGCACGGTTCCGGCACCAAGCAGAACGACCGGCATGAGACCGCGGCGTTCAAGCGCAGCCTCGGCGAACACGCCCGCAGCACTCCGATCAGCTCCATCAAATCGATGGTCGGCCATTCGCTCGGCGCGATCGGTTCCATCGAGATCGCGGCCTGCGCGCTGGCCATCGAGCGCGGCGGAATTCCACCGACGGCGAACCTCCGCGAACCCGACCCCGAATGCGATCTCGACTACGTGCCGCTGACGGCCCGCGAGCAGCGGGTCGACACGGTGCTCAGCGTGGGCAGCGGATTCGGCGGGTTCCAAACCGCGATGGTGCTGCGCAAGCCGGAAGGAGCGGACGTATGA
- a CDS encoding ketosynthase chain-length factor: MSAWITGLGVVAPNGLGAAEYWDATLRGEHGISRIDRFDPSGYPAVLAGQVSGFDSAAHLPKRLLPQTDLSTRFALAGAQWALEDAGMDPAAAPEFGTGVITSNALGGFEFTHREFRKLWSQGPEFVSVYESFAWFYAVNTGQISIRHGMRGPGRVLVGEQAGGLDALGHARRALRTGTAAVVTGGVDSALDPWGWVSHLAGGRISTATSPDEAYRPFDPAARGHVPGEGGAILILEDAVAAADRGATSYGELAGYAATFDPKPGSDRPPALRRAVELALADAGVGPDSVDVVFADAAGAPLLDEIEAQAIRSVFGPRGVPVTAPKSLTGRLHAGGGPLDVATALLAIRDGVVPPTGHTTTTDPAYELDLVFGSPRRAELRTALVLARGKHGFNSATVVRGPHD, translated from the coding sequence ATGAGCGCCTGGATCACCGGGCTCGGCGTGGTCGCGCCGAACGGGCTCGGCGCCGCCGAGTACTGGGACGCGACGCTCCGGGGCGAGCACGGCATCAGCCGGATCGATCGCTTCGACCCCTCCGGATACCCGGCGGTGCTGGCCGGGCAGGTGTCCGGGTTCGATTCCGCGGCGCACCTGCCGAAGCGGCTGCTGCCGCAGACCGACCTCTCGACCAGGTTCGCGCTGGCCGGTGCCCAGTGGGCGCTTGAGGACGCCGGTATGGACCCGGCGGCGGCCCCCGAGTTCGGCACGGGGGTCATCACCTCCAACGCCCTGGGCGGCTTCGAGTTCACCCACCGCGAGTTCCGCAAGTTGTGGTCGCAAGGACCGGAGTTCGTCAGCGTCTACGAGTCGTTCGCCTGGTTCTACGCCGTGAACACCGGCCAAATCTCCATCCGCCACGGCATGCGCGGACCGGGCCGCGTGCTGGTCGGCGAGCAGGCCGGCGGCCTCGACGCGCTGGGGCACGCCCGGCGAGCGCTGCGGACGGGAACCGCCGCGGTGGTCACCGGTGGTGTCGATTCCGCGCTGGACCCGTGGGGCTGGGTGTCCCACCTCGCGGGCGGCCGGATCAGCACGGCCACGTCCCCGGACGAGGCGTACCGGCCCTTCGATCCCGCGGCGCGGGGGCACGTTCCCGGTGAGGGCGGCGCGATCCTGATTCTGGAGGACGCCGTCGCGGCCGCGGACCGAGGAGCGACGAGCTACGGCGAGCTGGCCGGGTACGCGGCCACCTTCGATCCGAAACCCGGATCGGACCGCCCGCCCGCGCTGCGGCGCGCGGTGGAACTCGCGCTGGCCGATGCGGGCGTCGGCCCGGACTCGGTGGACGTGGTGTTCGCCGACGCGGCCGGTGCTCCCCTGCTCGACGAGATCGAGGCGCAGGCCATCCGTTCCGTCTTCGGCCCGCGCGGTGTCCCGGTCACCGCCCCGAAATCGCTGACCGGCCGGTTGCACGCCGGCGGCGGGCCGCTCGACGTGGCGACCGCGCTGCTGGCCATCCGGGACGGCGTCGTTCCGCCCACCGGGCACACCACCACGACCGATCCCGCTTACGAGCTCGACCTCGTGTTCGGGAGCCCCCGGCGAGCCGAGTTGCGCACCGCGCTCGTCCTCGCCCGGGGCAAGCACGGCTTCAACTCGGCGACCGTCGTGCGCGGGCCGCACGACTGA
- a CDS encoding acyl carrier protein, which yields MSGPTMDDLRRILRDCAGDAEADLAADIGDTPFEELGYDSLALIETAARIKQEWGVTIPDELVAELRTPREVLDVVRDTAVGSA from the coding sequence ATGAGTGGACCGACGATGGACGACTTGCGCCGCATCCTGCGCGACTGCGCCGGCGACGCGGAGGCCGACTTGGCCGCCGACATCGGCGATACCCCGTTCGAGGAACTCGGCTACGACTCGCTCGCCCTGATCGAGACCGCGGCCCGCATCAAGCAGGAATGGGGCGTGACGATCCCCGACGAGCTGGTGGCTGAACTGCGCACTCCGCGTGAAGTGCTCGACGTCGTGCGTGACACCGCGGTCGGTTCCGCCTGA